The nucleotide sequence CACAGCGGCACACGTTGCGCGACGCCATCGGGGGCGATGCGATTGACGGCCACCGGGGACATCCGAATCAGCCCGGCGACCTCGTCCCCGGCGCGACGCTGCTGTCGTGACTGGAGCCACCGGCCCGTCAGCAGAAAGAAAACCAGACAGGCAATGCTGTCGAAATAGACATCGCGTTGGGAATCGAAAAGCCCATGCAAGCTTGCCAACAAACCGGCCGCCAAACCAACGGCCACCGGCAAATCCATGTGTGGCGTTCGGGTCCGCAACGAAGCCCAGGCACTTTGGAAAAACACACGACCGGGGAAAACGACAGCGACCACGCCCAGGCCGACGCCGGCAAATCGCAGGATTTGTTGATGGCTATCGGCGATTCCCGTAAAGCTGCCCGCGTACAACGCGATCGCCACCCACATTGCATTGGCGGCACAAAACCCGGCCACCGCAAGATCGATCAGCTGGCCATGTCTTTCGCGCAGATTGCGGTCGTCATCCGCATCGGAAAGCAGCGACAGTTGATAGCCTAACTTGGCAACACGCTCGGCGATGCTGGAGAGTTTCTGTTGACTGGGATCGAAAACAATTTCGATGGTCTGTTGATGATAGTTGACTCCCGAGCGAACCCAGCCGGGCACACGTTCCGGTGCACGTTCCAGCAGCCAGACACAGGCTGCGCAGTGCAAACCATCGACCGCCAGTTTGCACTTCAACAAGGGAACTTGGTCATCAGAATCGACCACCAACGGCGCCGATCGTCCCATCAGCCGCGGATCATCCAGATCCGAAAAGTCGACCGACTCCGGTTCCCACGGGGCGTCACCGTTGACATCACGCAGTTCGTAATACTGGTCCAGCCCCCAGCTTTGAATCAGCTCGTAAGCCCCCTGACAACCGTGGCAACAAAAGACATTGCCGTTCGCATCGGCCGGCCGGCGCGTCGCAAGTCCACAGTGGATGCATTGACGGTTGACCGAAGCATTACTGTCCGCGGCTTCGGTTGCATCGCCCGATTGCGAAACGATCGTCGACATTGTGTCGTTGACCTTCAAGGCTCAGGGTGACAACACGGCAGCGGTTCATCGTTGGTGGCGGACCAGACTTGCTGGGCACTTGGCTGGTCCCCCAACCGCGGCGGTTGAATCGACGCCAAGTCCGCCGAAGCACGACCGGTGGCGGTATACAAACCCGTCAGCACTAACAGGACTGCGGCAAGCATCGGCATGACCACGCGAGACCGATTCATCAGTGTTCCGGCCCCCACAACCACGGCGGTCAGTGCGGGCAACGTACCGATCCAGAATGCCGTCATCGTCGCCATCGCGCCGGGAACGGTGCCGGCCCCCGCGGCCATCAGCACGAACAAATACAGCCAACCACAAGGCAACCACGTCGTCAAAAGGCCGCCTAAATACGCTTTACCGATCGGGCCACGCGATGCCAATACCGGCTTGGCCTTCGCCAACAGACCGGCAATTTTCGAGGGTTTGATTTCCCGAGTGCCGGTCAATCGGTTACGGGGAAGCAAACCGAAAATTCGCCACAGCCCCATGCCGATCAATAACATCCCCGCCAACTTGGACGCCAGCATTTGAAATCCCGCAACATCACCACCGATCGTGATTGCGGATCCCAAAAGCCCCGCCATCAGTCCGGCGGACAGATACGTGGTCAAACGTCCCAGGTGATAAGCCACCAGTGACGCTCCGCGGCTGCGGCCATCGGTCGCCCAGATCGCCAGTGGGCCACACATCCCGACGCAATGCAAGCTGCCCAAGACACTGGCCAAAACGGTTGCCGCCAGGAAAGCCGTCATGACGATTGCTCCGACGATGCCGGACCTTGCAACAAGACTTGCCGCGATTCGACGAAACGTGCGCCGCTATCATCGGTGACATCGATTTCAACTTGCCACCAGCCGCCACGATCCACGCATTCGGTGAACGCCAAAGGACTGTCCGCCGTCACCGATTCGTCCAGCGAAAACTGCAGCACATCGCCGGCACGGGCATGATGGTAAATCGACACCGTTCCGGTTTGGATGGCCACCGGTTGGCCGTCTGCATCCAACAACTTCAACATCAGCCCGTTTCCGGACTGGCCGGCAGGAATCTCCGCGACCGTGAAGGTCCAGCCCAGTTTTTCCGATGTACGTTTTCGCGCCGCCTGCTTATCCCAATCCAGCGCCTTCTGATAGTAGTCCGGGACGACCGCCACCGACCGGTCGCCGGTGGCCAGAAAGATCGCCACGACGCCCAGGGCGACCTGCAGCGTCAGCAAGGCGACGACCATTGATCCCCAACGCCACGCTGCTTTCGAATTGGCGTCATTCTTCACCATTGCAGTCCACCTATTCGCTTTCTCAGCGAGGTCCGAGCAGTTTTGTTGTCACGGTGCGTTGATTACCCGCACCGTCGGTGATTTCGATTTCACCATCACACTGGCCCGCCGCCCCAAACTTGGACGGAGGCACTTGTATCGTCAGCGGGATCAATTCCGTTTGACCGGGTTCCAGGCTGGCGCCGGAATTCTCTTGCTGCACCAACAAGGCTCCGTCGGGCCGAACGATTTGGAACTTATAGTCTTGATTTTCTTCGCTTCGATTCCATAAACGCAAGCGGAAGTTGTTCACGATCTGGCCGTTGGCACCCCTTTGAAAGGGATTCCCCGCCGACCGGATCAATCGCGCGTCGAACGCGAACTTCGTCGACAACACCACGAAGAAGATCGACAGCACGGCGATCAACGCCGCCGGGTACAACACCGTTCGCATCCGCAGAAATCGCAGCGGGTTGCCCGCCATCGCGTCCTGGGAACTGTAGCGGATCAACCCCTTGGGCAAACCGACCCGGTCCATCACGTCATCGCAGGCATCAATACACTGGGTGCAATTGATGCATTCCATCTGCAAGCCGTCACGAATATCAATGCCCGTCGGGCACACCACCACACACTGGTTGCAATCCACACAATCGCCGGCACTGCGTTCGGCGATCGGCAGACTGACGTCACGTTTGCCCTTCTTTCTCGGTTCGCCACGTGTTTCGTCATACGCGACGATCAGACTATGCCGATCCAGCATCACGGATTGGAAACGCCCATAGGGACACGCGATCAGGCACATCTGTTCGCGAAAGAACAGAAAGTCGAACAGCATCAACCCTGTGGTCCCGAACATGACGACAAAAGCGATCGGATGCTGAAACGGGCTGCTTCGCATCCACTCCGCCAGACGTTCGGTACCAACGAAGTACGCCAGGAATGTGTGGGCCAACGCCATACACAAAACAAGGTAAACCAGAAAACGCAGCACCGCCCGGATACCGGTCACCTTTCGCTTGGGCTTTCCACCACGTCCCAAGGTGCCTTCAAAAAAACGATCGATCGGTCGGAATACATATTCCATGTAAACCGTTTGCGGGCATCCCCATCCGCACCAGACGCGTCCTGTCAAAGCGGTCAACAAGACGATCGTGATCAGAATGGACACCAACAGCAACGCCAACAACACCGTGTCGGTTGGCAAAAACGTGTGTCCGGCCAGAACAAACTTACGTGCGGGAATGTCCAACAAGATCAGCGGTCGTCCGTTGATCCGCAAATGCGGCAATGCGACGAAAACGACAATCAATACGTAAGCCAAAATCTGTCGTCGACGCCACCAATGCCCCTTGGCCAACTTGGGACGCAACCATCGACGCGACCCGTCGCCCTCCAACGTGCTTAGCACATGCTCGGGCGCTTCCAACATTGGGGACGGGGCGTTCATTGTTGTGTCGTACGACGAAGATCAGATTTTCAAAACTTGGTTGATCGCCAAACACATGCCATCGAAATCGATTGCATGTTCATCTAAAGGCGACCTGTCACTTACAGGCGACCTTAAAGTGATTGCTATTGGGCGTCGGACTCCGCCGGCGGATCTGGCCAAGGCGCGATCACGTTTCCTTCGGGCGCTTTTGGATTCGCCGCTTCGGTCCCACGCATGCTGGCCACGTAACTGGCGGCAAGCACGAGTTCGTTGGTACTTAAACGATTTTTCCATGCCGGCATTGCACCGGCGGCCGCACCGTTTTGAAGCACACCAATGATGTCTTCGATTTCACGGATGTTCTTATAATGATCATCCGTCAGATTCGGGCCGACCAAACCGCCGCCATCGGCGCCATGGCATGACTGACAATTCGTTTCAAACACGACCTTGCCAACCTGCAGCCAATTGGGCTTGTACAGGAATTTCACCACGGTCTCACGATCCGCTTTCAACTCACCAATTTCGGCAAACTGAAGCTGCAAGTTCTCTGCGAGATCCCGGTCATAGGAGGCCGCACGAGTCCGACTTTCCACACCACTATGGAAGTAGAAAAAGTAGGGCGGCGAAAACAACATCGAGCCGACGAACAACCACTTCCACCAACCGGGCAACGGGTTATCGAATTCTTGGATGCCGTCGTAACTATGGCCGGTCAGCGGATCGTCTGGAATTGCGCCCGTGTCGGACGTCTCGGGGGTCACACTACTCATCACGAGGATCCTTCACTTGATCGGAAAGTGGAATCGAGGCAAACCGGTCGGCCGACTTGCGCGACAGACGCAGCACGGCGAAGACCATCATTGCGAAGGCGACGACAAACATTGCCAACGCGATCTCGGCACAGTCGCTGTAGTCGACCGATCGAATCACGTCTTTCAACATGGCGATGAACTGGGGGGATGGGGCTATGAGATGAAGTGAAAGGGTCAAACCGGCCGCCGTCGCCCGGAAATTTCGCCCGCCACAGATAAGACAGGCGGAGCATGCAACCAAAGGATGCATGAGGCAGGGCGGCTCCAGCTGGCGACAGTGTCAGCCGGTGGCATCGGATTGCGGATCCGCTTGGCCGGCGGCGACTTCGGGAATCGCATCGACGTCTTCGGGAACTTCGCCCGGAGCAGGACCATCGGTTTCCGACGATTCATCCGCTTCGGGCGTTGCAAAAATGTCGGTACCGATTCGCTGCAGATAGGCGATCAGCGCGACGGCTTGAGTGTCATACGTCATCAATTCGCCGCGTTTGATCGGGCCGCCCTGCGAAACGATGTCCGCGGCGACCAATTCGGCTTGCTTGCGTGCAATTTCCGGAGCGTTGGTCAGTTCCTTATCGTATTCGGCTCCCAACATATGGGCCGCCCAAACACGATCGGAGATCTTGTCGAAATCGATGGCGGTATCCAGCAGGTGGACATAGGAAGGCATCACCGAAGCTTCGTTGACACTTTGGGGGTCTTCCAAGTGCAGCCAATGCCAAAGGTTACTTTGCTTGCCACCTTCGCGAGCCAAGTCGGGGCCGATCCGACGACTGCCCCATTGGAACGGGTGGTCATAGACGAATTCGCCCGGCTTGCTGTATTCGCCATAGCGTTTCGTTTCGGCGACCATCGGCCGAATCATTTGCGAGTGACAGTTGTAACAACCTTCAGCGACAAAGATGTCACGTCCGGCCAACTCCAGCGGCGTGTAAGGCTGAACCGTGGCGATCGTCGGCACGTTGCTGCGGATCAAGAACGTCGGGATGATTTCAAATAAGCTGGCGATCACAACGGCCAGGGTGACCAAGATGGTAAACCGAACCGGCAATCGTTCCCAACGACGGTGCCATCCCATGCGGCTCCATGTGTCCAATTTCTTGGCGGCTTCCAACATCGGAGCGTCTTTGATCGCTTCGCTGACTTCGGCCGGTTCGCGATAGTCCGCTTGCTTGGCTAGGCGTGGTGCCTGATACACCGGCACTTCATAGGCCGACGGACGGGACAACCAAGTCATGAAGTAGTTGACGACCATTAGCACGACGCCGGCGACGAATAAGGCCCCGCCGACCACACGCAGCCACCACATCGGGGCGATCGAGGAAATCGTTTCGACAAAGTCGGGGTAAACCAGTTGGCCGGTTTCGTCCATCGCACGCCACATCAGCCCCTGGGTCAGACCGGCAATGTAGATCGGCACGATGTACATCAAAATTCCGATCGTCGAAATCCAGAAGTGCAGTGTGGCCGCTTTGACGCTCCACAACTTGGTTTGGAACAACCGCGGGGCCAGCCAGTACAACATGCCGAAAGTCATCATGCCGTTCCAACCGAGTGCACCGGAGTGCACGTGGGCGATGGTCCAGTCGGTGTAGTGGCTGAGCGCATTGACGCTTTTCACGCTTAGCATGGGACCTTCGAAGGTCGACATTCCGTAGAACGTCACTCCGACGACGAAAAACTTCAGCACCGGGTCAACGGCGACCTTCTGCCAAGCACCACGCAGGGTCAGCAAGCCGTTGATCATTCCGCCCCAAGACGGCATCCACAGCATGACGCTGAACAACATCCCCAGGGACGACGCCCATTCGGGCAACGCCGTGTAGTGCAAGTGGTGCGGGCCCGCCCAGATGTAGATGAACACCAACGACCAAAAGTGAAGGATGGACAGCTTGTAGCTGAACACCGGACGATTGGCCGCCTTGGGCAAGAAGTAATACATCAGACCCAAGAACGGAGTGGTCAAGAAGAACGCCACCGCGTTGTGCCCGTACCACCACTGCATGAATGCGTCTTGGACACCCGCATAAACGCTATAGCTTTTGAAAGCCGCGATCGGCACGACCAAGTTATTGAAGACGTGCAAAACGGTCACGGTGACGATCGTTGCGATGTAAAACCACAGCGCCACGTACAAGTGCCGTTCGCGACGTTTGATCAACGTCATGAAAAAGTTGACACCGAAAAACCCCAGCCACACCACGGCAATCGCCAAGTCGATCGGCCATTCCAATTCGGCGTACTCGCGACTTTGCGTGATGCCCAGTGGCAGCGTCACCGCGGCCGCGACGATGATCAGTTGCCATCCCCAAAAATGCAGACGACTGAGCACGTCGCTCCACATGCGTGCTTTGCACAATCGCTGGGTGCTGTAGTAGATCGCCGCGAAAATGCCGTTGCCCGCAAAGGCAAAGATGGCTGCGTTGGTGTGCAGCGGTCGCAGACGACCAAAGGTCAGCCATTCCAGGCCGACAAAGGCCTTGGGCAAAACCAGCAATAAGGCGACGACCAAACCGGCGATCGTCGCGATCAATCCCCAAACGATGGTCGCGACGGCAAACTTGCGGGAAATATCGTCATCGTACGAAAACGATTCGATGTGCTCCGACGCACGCCCGGCGGATGTCTGGCCAGATTCAAACGGACCGGATGGGTCGCTCGGGTCTAGACTGGTCTCTGCGGTGGCCACCAAGTGATCCTCGACGAAGGGGACAATAGCAAGACAAAGGTTGATATTCAGTGTGGGAAAGCGTTCTTGGGACGACTTGCCCGACGCGCCAAATTGACGCACGCAGTGGGCAATCGGGAAAGAACTCCGACGTCCCCTGCGATGATGGCGATAGTGTAACGATGCGACGTGACGACTTCACCACAGTCTGTACTGTTATCTGCGATACACGCCGCGGATTCACCCTCAAAACGAAAGTCAAATTGTCGCACCCCGCGGCATTTCGGCGCCTTTCGATGCGACAAATCGAACGTCCTGACTTTACTATCGTGTCGTCAGCCGATTCCTGACAAACCAGACCGACCGAGACAACATGGCGCGCCCTGCCGCAATCTTTCAATCTTCGGTAACGCCGCTGGATCGTATTCGCAGCGGTGGCAAAATCCTTGCCGGCGTGGTCTTTATCGGCGTGTTGGGCTATCGGTACCTGGGCGGATACGGATGGTCCGATGCGGTTTGGATGGTCGTGATCACGATCAGCACGGTCGGCTATGGCGAACACAGTCAATCCGACGCGTTGGTGAAATGGTTCACCGTCTTGGTGATTGTGTTCGGAATGACCGCATCGGTTTACACCTTCGGCGGTCTGTTTTCGATGATACTGGAAGGCGAACTTGATCGCGTGATTGGACGCCAGCGAATGAATCGTGAAATCGCCAAACTGAACGGACATGTCATCGTTTGCGGCTATGGCCGGATGGGCCAGCATCTGGTCGAGGGTCTACGCCATGCTTCGCGATCGATGGTCGTCATTGACATCGACGAAGAAGCCATTGCCGGCGCCAGCGAAGCGGGCCTTTTGACTCTGCACGGCGACGCGACCAACGACGACCTGTTGACGATGGCGGGGATCGCCAAGGCTGAAACACTGGTGATCACATTGCCCGATGACGCGGACAATGTTTTCATCACGTTGACCGGCCGCGGATTGAATTCTGAATTCACCATCATCGCCCGCGCCGAACAGGTCACCACCGAAAAGAAACTTCGCCAGGCGGGTGCCGATCGCGTGGTCATGCCGACGATCGTCGGCGCCAAACAGATGACGCGTCTGGTCGCCCGGCCGTCGACAGCCGATTTGATCGACGTGGTCACCGAGTCCAGTTTCAAAGACATCGATTTGGACGAAGTCCTGATACCAGCGGGCAGCCCCATGTGTGGAAGGACCATTCGATCGATCGTTACGCTTCAGTCCCGCAATTTGCTGATCGTCGGAATCCAGCGTGACGGTGCGGCCTTGAAGTTCAATCCCAACGGCGACGATCAGATCCACAGCGGTGAAACGCTTTTGATCTTGGGGCACCCCGATAACATCCTGGCGTTTCGCCGGGACATCGCCGATTGACGCGACGCAGGATCGGTCGCGAAGACGCATCGCCGGCGGGCGAACAGGGCAGGGGACCGGCGCGATCGAATCTGGTATCCTTCGCGCAGCCTGGTTGTTCCGCCATCGCCATTGCCGCGGCAGCGGACGGATCGAATTCGCGTGCCTCCTGTGCAAAAGCCGATATGGGACTGCTGATCTTTTACCTGTTCTTTGCGATCGGGTGCTCTTTCTATTGTTCGGTGGCCGAAGCCGTGCTGCTGTCGATCACGCCGTCGTTCATTGCGACGCTGGGCCAGCGGAAACCGAAGGCCGCCAAACGCCTGGAAGATCTCAAGGACAACATTGATCGCCCGCTGGCGGCCATCCTTAGCCTGAACACCATTGCTCACACGATCGGTGCGGCCGGCGTGGGTGCCGAAGTGGTCCGGCTTTATGGCGACCAGTACCTGGCAGCCGCCAGCGCGGTGATGACGCTGTTGATCCTGGTGTTAAGCGAAATCATCCCCAAGACGATCGGGGCCCTGTACTGGCGCACGCTCGGGCCGTTCGTGGCCACCAGCGTCCGCTGGCTGATTTGGATCCTGTATCCGCTGGTGTGGATGAGCGAGCGTCTGACTCGGCTGCTTTCCGGTGGCAAGTCCCACCACACGCTGACTCGCGAAGAACTGTCGGCGATGGCCAAAATCGGCGCCAAGCAAGGCGTCTTGGAAGCCAACGAACACCGCATTTTCGATTCGATGATTCGGTTTCCCCGTGTGACGGCGCAAGAAGTAATGACGCCCCGCGCCGTGGTCCTGGCGGTCAGCGAATCATCGACCGTGGCCGAAGCACTGGCCCAGGAATCCATCCTGTCGGTCTCTCGAATTCCCGTCTACGAAGGCACATTGGACCACGTGACCGGATTCGTTTTAAAGGACGACCTGTTGCTGGCGCAGGCACGTGACCAGGACGCGGATCCGATCACCACCTATCGCCGTCCGTTGCTGACGGTTCGCGATGAAGTTCGGTTGCCGCGTCTGCTGGACCAATTGCTGCAAGGCCGACATCACATCGCCATCGTCGTCGATCAGTACGGCAGCGTCGTCGGCCTGGTCACGCTGGAAGACATCGTCGAAACTTTGCTGGATCTGGAAATCATCGACGAACATGACCGCGAGGTGGACATGCAAAAACTGGCCCGTCGCCGCTGGGAAAAACGCTTGAGCCAGAAAGAAAGCCAGGGCACGGCCGTGGTCCAGCCCAACATCGCAGAATCCGATGAAGACGCCGGCGGCCGTGAAAACACGCCGGACACATAGGCCCCCAGCGGTCATCCATCAGGGCCAGCGTTCAGATCGCTTCCGGACCGCGTTCGCCGGTTCGGATCCGGACACAATCATCCATCGGCAAGACGAAGATTTTGCCGTCACCGATTTCACCGGTCTCGCTTGACCGGCCGCCGGCCAAAATCGCATCGACCGTCGGCTGGACAAAGTCTTCGTTGACGGCGATTTGCAGTTGGACTTTCCGCACCAGGCTGACACCACCGGTGGACGGGCGGATCGCCGAGGTCTGACCTTTCTGGCGACCAAACCCCTGACAATCGACCACCGTCAATCGGTGAACTTCCACGTTGGTCAACGCTTCTTTGACGGCATCCAGTTTGGTCGGCTGGATGATGGCAATGATCAGTTTCACGTTCGATCAGGTCGTCGAGGAACAGGTCGTCGGGATGCACACCGGGCCGTCCGGATGCTGCCAATCAATGCCGAGACGGCTCGGACGATCGACCTCGGCTGGGCACAGGCCAGTGGATGGCACGGGTGAAACAGTGGAAACCAGCAGGCATGGATCGGCAAGGGGACCGGGGCTTACGCCATTCTTCCGGACCTTGCGATCCAACGTGCAAGCGTTGCTTGATTCACCGCAATGCATGGGCCATGGACACGCGTGTCGGCCCCAACTGCGACGGGTGATCGGCAGCGTCGTGTGAGAGCCTTGGCCCCCCAGCGGCCACGCGATCGGCCCAGCAATCAGCAAAAATTGCTCCATCAGATGCAGATCATCGGTGCATAAAAAAAGCCCGGCTGGATCAGCCGAGCAGAAAAAAACCCCGACCCGCATCGGATGAGGCGGACATCCGATGCGGGAAACCGGGGCCCTTCTGGCCCAGGCAAGAGCCGAGAAGTTCAAGCGAAACGCTTGGCCAAGGCCGTCACGTCTCGATGTTCAGCTAAACGGTTCGGTCGGAACCAGAACGCTTATCAATTCCGTTGCACTTCGCGTGCGAAGGAGTCCAACCGGGTGCCCCGCCGCCGTCGAATTCGAATCGACTGGCGACGGGGCGCGGTGGGTAGCTCCCAACATTCGCCTAGCCCTAGGCGATCGCCCCGCCGGCGACCGCATCGGACGGATAAGCGTGCATGCCGTGCTCGGAGATATCCAAGCCAGCTTGTTCTTCCTCAGGACTGACTCGCAGCATCCCGATGGCTTTCAAAACACCAAAGACAACCGACATGGTGACGAAGGCCCAAACACAGATCACGACGGTCGCGATGACCTGAACCGTGATGAATCCGCCGCGGGTCATGTCGTCAGCCGGGATGTCGCCGAAGACGCCAGTGGCGATTCCGCCCCAGACGCCGCACAGACCGTGGACCGGCCATGCACCGACCGGATCGTCGATCTTCAGCTTGTCCAACAGGACGATTCCCAAAACGACCAGGGCACCACCGATGCCGCCGATCACCAAAGCTTCGAACTGGCCGACGCGGTCACAGTTAGCGGTGATGGCGACCAACCCGCCCAAAACGCCGTTCAGTGCCATGGTCAAGTCCGGCTTTCCGAACAGAGCCCAGCCCAAGATCATCGCCAACACGGCACCGGCCGAGGCCGCGATCGTCGTGGTCAAAGCAATGTAGGTGGTGGCTTCGGCATTCATCGCACCGCTGTAGGTCAGCTGACTGCCGGGGTTAAATCCGTACCATCCGATCCACAGGATGAAGACACCCAAAGCGGCGAACGCAATGTTGTGACCGGGGATCGGAATACTCTTGCCGTCGGCACTGTACCGGCCCAAACGCGGCCCCAAGAAAATCGCACCGGCCAGGCCGGCGAACCCGCCGACCGCGTGCACCACGACACTTCCGGCAAAGTCTTGGAAGCCCATCGCATCCAGGAACCCGCCGCCCCACTTCCAGGCACCACTGATTGGATAGATCAGGCCCGTCAAAATCGCACTGTAAATCAGGTAGGCACTAAACTTCATGCGTCCGGCAACCGAGCCCGAAACGATCGTTGCGGCCGTCGCGGCAAAGGCAACCTGGAACAGGAAGTCAGCCGAGTTACTGGCGTAGGCACCGTCGCTGTAGGTCGGTGCGGCGGCCCAAACTTCGGCACCGTCGACTTCTTCGACCTGGGCGTCACGGCTGATGAACGCCGACGGCGATCCAAGATAACCGTCCGCGATCCAACTGCCCGGGTACATCAACGAGTACCCGATGAACAGATAAAGCAGAACGCCGACCGAGAGGTCCATGACGTTCTTGGCCAAAATGTTGACCGTGTTCTTGGCACTGTTCATCCCGACTTCGACCATGGCGAAGCCGGCCTGCATGAACAGGACCAACACGGCACACACGAACATGATCAACGTATTGATCGTGTAATCGTTCGCATCGTCGTAGCTGAGGGCCGACACCTCATCACCAGCGTTCCAACCCGCCGGCGCTGAATCGGCGTCGCCGCCTGCGTCAGCTGCGTCGGCCTCCATGACCGAAGCGGCATCCTCCTGAGCCGAAGCAACTGTCGCAAGCGGCGCACCGACCCCCAACATCCCCACGAGGAGAGCGATCACGAGCCAATTGGCTCCAAACATGTTTCTCATCAAATCTCGCCTTCAACACATGATGTGAATTGGTTGAAGCGAGCGGCACGAGTGAAGCCTTACGCTCGCTTCGAAAACAAAACGGATGAGCGAATCTCCGTCGATCCACACCGTCGGCCCCTGCCCGGGCCATCCATCGAATCGCTCGAAAGCCGACGACGGAAGTATCTTCTGATCAACGCTCGACGGGTTTGCTTGGCACGTCGCGAGCCACTGGGATGTGCCAAATCAAAAAACGAATCACAAGTCACTGAAGGCAAAGCACTTAGGTTTTTGAATTTTTTCTAAAGACCGTCGGAACAGCCCTCAGGAGGCTCCCCTCACTGCCCAAACAACAGGCAGCGCCGCCCGCCTCAACGCCCAAAAAGCATGCACACCGGCGTCAGCCGCCTGGAACATCCTTTTGAACCGGCAAATCGCGGACTCTGCACTAAACGCCCCGAAGGGAAAAACGGCCACCACAAATGCAGGGCTGCTTAAGAAGTTGGCGGTCGGCCGCATCATCGGCAGGTCGTTCCGAGCGATATCGGTGGGGCCGATGGGAGCGTGTCGAGCTTCCAATCACCAACCCCGACCGCCGGTGGGGCGTGACGGTACGGCCCCAGGCCACCGAACCCCACAAAAAAAGCCACCGCCCGGATCCGGAGATCTGGACGGTGGCCTGATTCATTCATTCGTTGCCGGATCAATCCGGGCGAACACTTCTCGGGCGAGTCACCCGAGCATCGGCAGCTTAGAACAAGAAGATCGTGTCGATGCCGAAAGTGAATTGATCGTCATCGCTGTTTTCCAGGATGTCGGTCGGATCGCCATCGACCCAGTCCCAGCGGATTTCCGGACGAACCAGAACGTTGGCGTGCGGCTTGTAGTTCACACCGCTGGTCAACGCGTAGATGTCGTTGTCGGTGTTGAACACGCCGGCGTCGGCTTGGTACCACTCGAA is from Crateriforma conspicua and encodes:
- a CDS encoding hemolysin family protein, which gives rise to MGLLIFYLFFAIGCSFYCSVAEAVLLSITPSFIATLGQRKPKAAKRLEDLKDNIDRPLAAILSLNTIAHTIGAAGVGAEVVRLYGDQYLAAASAVMTLLILVLSEIIPKTIGALYWRTLGPFVATSVRWLIWILYPLVWMSERLTRLLSGGKSHHTLTREELSAMAKIGAKQGVLEANEHRIFDSMIRFPRVTAQEVMTPRAVVLAVSESSTVAEALAQESILSVSRIPVYEGTLDHVTGFVLKDDLLLAQARDQDADPITTYRRPLLTVRDEVRLPRLLDQLLQGRHHIAIVVDQYGSVVGLVTLEDIVETLLDLEIIDEHDREVDMQKLARRRWEKRLSQKESQGTAVVQPNIAESDEDAGGRENTPDT
- a CDS encoding P-II family nitrogen regulator gives rise to the protein MKLIIAIIQPTKLDAVKEALTNVEVHRLTVVDCQGFGRQKGQTSAIRPSTGGVSLVRKVQLQIAVNEDFVQPTVDAILAGGRSSETGEIGDGKIFVLPMDDCVRIRTGERGPEAI
- a CDS encoding ammonium transporter, producing MRNMFGANWLVIALLVGMLGVGAPLATVASAQEDAASVMEADAADAGGDADSAPAGWNAGDEVSALSYDDANDYTINTLIMFVCAVLVLFMQAGFAMVEVGMNSAKNTVNILAKNVMDLSVGVLLYLFIGYSLMYPGSWIADGYLGSPSAFISRDAQVEEVDGAEVWAAAPTYSDGAYASNSADFLFQVAFAATAATIVSGSVAGRMKFSAYLIYSAILTGLIYPISGAWKWGGGFLDAMGFQDFAGSVVVHAVGGFAGLAGAIFLGPRLGRYSADGKSIPIPGHNIAFAALGVFILWIGWYGFNPGSQLTYSGAMNAEATTYIALTTTIAASAGAVLAMILGWALFGKPDLTMALNGVLGGLVAITANCDRVGQFEALVIGGIGGALVVLGIVLLDKLKIDDPVGAWPVHGLCGVWGGIATGVFGDIPADDMTRGGFITVQVIATVVICVWAFVTMSVVFGVLKAIGMLRVSPEEEQAGLDISEHGMHAYPSDAVAGGAIA